The following coding sequences are from one Carassius gibelio isolate Cgi1373 ecotype wild population from Czech Republic chromosome B7, carGib1.2-hapl.c, whole genome shotgun sequence window:
- the snai3 gene encoding zinc finger protein SNAI3 — translation MLRKDNLQASAIYSTHHLPLKTLARAELLALVRYSNSYFIEKTQDTMPRSFLVKKHLTNKKPDYGVLDSKKHEVIHVESSSSKLKFLHPHENPFPAPFLANSALSPTLRMNPISSGICVPPPKSAHPSLPMDGTFLGMTYPLPVTSSPVRDMQPALPMLECTKPRPFQLSQRDLQDNVPVSPLALSTTGGSQERSDDCFNCQKAFLTLSSLANQRQIHCQWQCQKYFSCKYCDKEYVSLGALKMHIRTHTLPCVCKLCGKAFSRPWLLQGHIRTHTGEKPFSCPHCSRAFADRSNLRAHLQTHSEIKKYQCRSCFKTFSRISLLTKHEEAGCCPCPNM, via the exons ATGTTGCGCAAAGACAACCTCCAAGCATCAGCTATTTATTCAACACACCATCTCCCTCTTAAAACTCTTGCGCGTGCAGAACTACTTGCGCTAGTCAGATATAGCAACAGTTATTTCATTGAAAAGACCCAAGATACGATGCCAAGGTCTTTCTTGGTGAAGAAACACCTCACTAACAAGAAGCCTGACTATGGTGTGTTGGATTCCAAAAAACATG AGGTGATCCATGTTGAATCTTCAAGCTCCAAACTCAAATTTCTTCATCCCCATGAGAATCCGTTTCCTGCACCATTTCTTGCCAACTCAGCATTGAGCCCCACTTTGCGGATGAACCCCATCAGTTCAGGGATCTGTGTGCCTCCACCCAAGTCTGCCCACCCAAGCCTGCCCATGGACGGCACATTTCTGGGTATGACTTACCCCCTACCTGTAACATCCAGTCCCGTTCGAGATATGCAGCCTGCGCTCCCAATGCTGGAGTGTACAAAACCACGGCCATTTCAGCTCTCCCAGAGAGACCTACAAGACAATGTCCCTGTGTCGCCTTTAGCACTGAGCACCACTGGCGGCAGTCAGGAGCGCAGCGATGACTGCTTTAACTGCCAGAAAGCTTTCTTGACCTTATCTAGTCTGGCCAACCAAAGACAAATTCACTGTCAGTGGCAATGCCAAAAGTACTTTAGCTGCAAGTATTGTGACAAGGAGTATGTGAGTCTAGGGGCACTGAAGATGCACATCCGGACACACACATTGCCAtgtgtgtgtaaactgtgtgGAAAGGCCTTTTCTAGGCCCTGGCTACTTCAGGGACACATTCGCACACACACAG GTGAAAAGCCATTCTCCTGCCCCCACTGCAGTCGTGCATTCGCTGACCGCTCAAACCTTCGGGCACATTTACAAACCCACTCTGAGATCAAGAAATACCAGTGCCGAAGCTGCTTTAAAACCTTCTCCAGAATATCACTCCTGACAAAGCATGAAGAGGCCGGGTGCTGCCCATGTCCTAATATGTAG